The Deltaproteobacteria bacterium genome segment TCTTCGAAGACCCGGGCAAAGGAAAGAAGGCTTCTTACGATGCTCGAGATTCGGTCTCCCTCTTTCAATATGCGTTCTGCGTACTCCCCGCAGGGAGTCGCTCCGCTGAGCTCGTCGATGAGAATCTGTGCGTAGTTGATGATGCTGTTTATCGGGTTGTTGATCTCGTGTGCCACACCTGCTGCCAGCTCTCCGAGGGAGGCAAGGTGCGCGGCCTGCATCGCTTCCGCCTGGAGGGTTATCTTTTCCGTTACGTCGACCGCTATGTTGATCACGTAGGTGACCCTCCCCATCTCATCTTTGATGGGAATCGCCCTTACATCCCAGAATTTTCCGTCGGGAGTCGAGCGGTGTGCGCTCTCTTCCTTCCTGGATCGAAAGCTCCGCTGAACGTGGCAGTCCTCGCAGGGGGCCGGGTTACCGTACCACAGGGCGTGGCAGTGACGGCCGATCAGCTCGGCTGCCTCCATGGAAAAGACGGCGGTAGCCGCTTTGTTTGCCCACTGCACTTCCAGGTCGGGGTTTATGAGGAGGAGGGCATCGGGGATCGCGTCGAGGAGGGTGTGGAACTCCTGGGAGAGCTTCCGGAACTTGCGTTCGCTCAGAAGCAGCGATTCCTCCCACTGCTTGCGCTGGGTGATATCCTGTGCCACCCAGACGATGCCCTCGGTTTCCCCGGAGTCGTTTCGCATAACGGAGCCTGCGAGAGACACGGGGATCCTGCTGCCGGTTTTTGTCAGGTAGGCCCTTTCGACACTTCCCGTGTCCATCTTGCCCCCCCTTTCCCCTGTGCCGGAGTATCTGCGCGGCAGCCCTTCGGGCAGGATCGTGTCCACCGGCTGTCCTACGAGCTCGTCTTCCGTGTAACCAAGAAGCGTGCATAACGCGTCGTTCACCGTTTTAATGATTCCCTTCGGGGAAATGACGACGAGCATGTCGTTCATGGAGCGAAGGATATTCTGGGTGTATTCTTTCGCCATTACCATCTCGTCCCTGGAGTGCTGCAGCGCCTGTGACATCCTGTCGAATGAGGAGGCCAGCTGCCCCAGTTCGTCGCGGGATTTGAGCCCTATCCTGTGCCCCAGTTCGCCACTTCCGACGATTTCCGTTCCCCTTCTCAATTTGCCAAGGGACACGATGATGTTCCGTATCATTCCGATAAAGAAAAGCACGACGAGCAGGGAGGCAACCGCCAGGAGAAGAATGGCCTTGGCCCCGGCCGCGAGGGTAGCGCTGAGAAGGGTCCGGTGCGCATTTTCAATCTCCCGCTTCGCCCGGTTTAATTCCTCCGAAATCTCCTTGATCAGGATATTCTCGGTAAAAGGCCTCAGCGTCTTTTCGAAAAACTGCAACACCTCTTTCGTTTTTCCTCCGTCTTTGAGCTCGAAGGCCCTCCCGGCCATCTCCTGGAACTCGTTCACGTGTTTCTCAACCTCCAGGGCTCTCAGCACCTCTCTCTTCTCTTTGCCCCCCAGCTTCGCGTGGCTCTGTGCGGCCTCGAACCATTCCTTGAAAGAGTTTTTTACGTCTACACCGAGCGCGTCGAACTCTCTTTTCGTCTCCCCTTTTCCCGATACCAGGTGCGCCAGGATCTCCCCGTACTGCTTCCTGGTGTTCAGAAGAAGCTGGTCGGCGATGAGAAAATAGCTCAGGAAGACCCGCGCGAGGCGGACCTGCTCTATGCCTTTCTCTCCTACCCACGGCATCGTTCCAAGCTGGAGCAGGGCTTTTTCGTATGCCTCATCGACTTCCCTGATTTCTCTCGTCACGGCCTCGTCAAGATCGTCATTCAACACGTGGTCCGTCAGGGGCTCGACTTCCGTTTCCAGCAAATTGTATGCTTCCCATGCCTTCCCGGAATTTGCCAGCGCAAAAGCCTTTGCAATGCTCTTCTTGACCTGCTTATAGATCCTCTGAACATGAGCGGCCCTGTCGCTCTCCTCGTCTTTGTTCTGCCCCAGTTCCCTGCTCTTTCTGATGGCATCCCTCCACTCCGCCTGGGCCCTCCACACGGTTGCCTCGAACTCTTCGAACCTCTTTTTGTCCTCCTCCTTTCCCGTGAACCGATAATCCATGGAACGCATGATCTGCGTAATGATGGCAGAGCGGGTTCTCGTTACCCCGTAGAGATCGTTCAGGGAGGCCCCGACGATGCGTATCTGCCGTTCGTTCTTCAGGTAGCCCTGCATGAAAAAAACCGCATGAGCGCCAAGGATCAAACCGATTAAGAAGAGCAGGATTACGAGTTTCAGTCTTATGCTCATGCGACTTTCCCCGTCATACGGAGCCTTTCGTGTGGCTCGAGGTCCCGCGGGTCGAAACTTTCCTGATCCAGACGGTTTTCTGACCGGGCAGTTGCGGAGAGGGTGATTTCCGATTTTCGAAATGGCGCAGGCAAACGCTGTGCCTTATGGCCCCTCTGCCCGAAATGGAAGAGGGTGGTCTTTTGAACCCTTCCCTGCCAGATGGGATCATCTCCCCCTCGCCTATGCAGTTAAAACGACAGGCTCGCCAGGGTGCCACCTTCGCGCCCCGCACGGGAAAGCAGGGTGAAAGTGGCCGCTCCGCTTGAAATATCGCTCACCGGGAAGCCCTGTCTCCGGCGACAAGAGCCCCGTGGACGGTTCCCGCGTTCCGCCGGAGACGGAGAAGCGTGCCCTCAGCGCTCCCGTTTGCCGGTTTCACACGGACCGCCCCTGCACAGGGGAGAGCAAAATCGGTACCAGGGGGGTAAATACTCGATATTTAAAAGCGGGTTGCGCGCCCTGACAGGTTGAGGAAGAAATTTTTCGATATATTTCATAACCTTTCCTGATAATAAAATGTGAAAAAAAGTGGGGCAGGCAGGTAATTTTCTCAAAAACTGCCGCTTGGATTGAGGCGGGCGGAGCTGCAGTTTCGAAAAATATAACGAATTTGTAATAACCGGGGCTCAAATTACACTTTTGCCCCTTCCCCGGATTCCGGGTCCATCCCTCAACGTAGTGGATTCAAAGAAAAAGGAGATCCCCGATTGTCCAAGTGGTAACCTGGTTGGGGGGATCTCCCGGTGGTATTGTGTACCGTCACCTTTGATTATAAAAAAACGGAGAAAGATTCTCTATTTGCCCGGTGAGGTCCCGGCGAAGGCGGCGGTGGCCCTCCCTCGTTTTGCCTTCGCCCGCGCTCTCGACGGGCCACCCGGCTGGCGTTTTACCATACCCGGGATTCTATTGTTTACCAGCTCATGAAAGGGAACACCTATCCTTCTGCAGAGCCTGACGATACGGAATCTGTCATAGCTCGGGACAAAAGTCATCCGTGTCACATACATTTTTGACAACCCCGGAGGTGGTGCCTTCCCCTCTCCTATAGACTACCAAAAAAAAGCCCTTTGCTCATCCCCCATGAGCGGGTGCAGATATTTTTCCCGGGATGCGGGTTTGGGCAGAAGAGTTTCTCGCTCAGATATTGCGAGGGGCTGTTCTGATGCCTCTTTTCTTTTTCGACCTCTTCTCCCGGTACATGAGTTCGTCGGCCCTGCCGAGAAGGTCATCGATGGTGCACGGTGTTTTGGGGTTGTACCGTGCCGTCCCGATACTCAGGGAGACCGTGTATTTTCGGTCTGGCCGTCCGTTGAGCTCATCGATTCCGGCCCTGAACCGCCTTTCAATGATAGACTCGACGTCCGAGCCTGTTACGTTTATCAACAGAACGGCAAACTCGTCTCCCCGGAGACGGGAGATGATGTCGGACTTGCGGAAGGATTTCCTCAAAATTTCGCTCACCTCGGTGATTGCCCGGTCACCTTCCTGGTGCCCGAACGTGTCGTTGATCCACTTCAGGTCGTCAAAGTCCGAGTAAAAGAGCAGCATCTCGCTCTTCGTCCTGTCGGCAAGCTTCATCTGCTGATTGGCGAGCAGGAAAAAGCCCCTTCGGTTGTTCAGCCCCGTTAAATCGTCTGTGATCAGCAGAGCGCGAAGCTCTTCCTCCAGGTTTTTTCTGACCGTGATGTCACGCAGGATTACGAGTGCCTCATCGGCTCCCGTGGAAGTTATCCTTGCCTCGTGATGGTACGTATCCTCGCCGATGACCTGCTGATATTCAAAGATCTGCATTTCGCCGGTGGTGATTGCCAGGTTTACGTATTCCACGACTTCGGCGTGGACGCCCGGCGGGAGGAAAGCGTCTATTTTTTTTCCGAGGAATTCGCTGAACGGCTTCGACAGGCTGTCATTTTGGTTTTCCTTGACTGACTCCAGCAGCGTCCCGTCCTTTTTGAGCCTGAACATGGTATCGGGAATCGCGTCCAGCAGCGCTTTCATCTTCCTTTTGCTCTTTAAAAGGTCCTCTCCCCAGCGCCTTTTTCTGGCAACTATTTTCGATGCAATGACGCCATACAAAAGGCAGAAGGCAAGAGTGATCAACTGGTAACTGTTGTTGAACTCGGAGACCTGCGAAAGGAAAGATACCCAGAAGGATTTTTGAAAGAATATGAGCCTGTCTATCGCAGCGTTCGTTGCCAGGATCAGCAGATAGGCGATCACCGAGTAGAGGATCAGAACCCGCTCGTCTCTCTCGGGATACTCGCGCAGTGATGATAAAACGTTTCTCTTCATGTCAGGTGTCTCCCCGGCAGTTTTATGGTACGATCTCTGTCCTCTCCTTTGAGCTATCACTGCTCATGTGTCTCAAAAGCGCCCTGACCGGTTCGGCATCAAACTGGGTGCCCGCGTTTTTCTTGAGCTCTGACACCGCATCCTCCGTCGTCAACCTGTCCCTGTAGGGGCGGTCGGATGTCATTGCATCGAAAGCGTCCGCAACCGCTATTACCCTGGACTCCACCGGTATGTTTTCCCCGGAGAGGCCATCGGGATACCCGGTGCCGTCGAACCTCTCGTGGTGATGCCGGACGATCGGGCAGAGGTGGGTAAGGGATCGCAGCGGTTTAATGATATTTTCCCCGATGACGGGGTGTTTCTTGATGACATCGAACCAGGACTCGGGCATTTCATGGGAGATCTCATGGAGTATCGAATCGGGAATCCCGATCTTGCCGATGTCGTGAAGGAGGGAGGCGTCCTGAACGTACGCCACCGTCTGCTCCGGCAGGTTCATCTCTCTGGCTATAGCTCCTGAAAGTGCAGATACCCTCTTAGAATGGCCGTTGGTATATATGTCCCGGGCTTCGACTGCCGCGGCAAGGGCCGTGATGCTGTCGAAGTATGTTTTTTCCATCTCTTTTCGCAATTCCGTGTTTTCAATAGCCGTGGATATCTGTGCCGAAAGGTTTTTGATCATCACCATTTCGTCATCGGTGATGGTATTTTTCTGCCTGCCGTCCGGGTTTTCCCCCGTATCACGGCATGTCTCCGCCCCCGCTGCCATCGTCAAGACCCCAAACACCCTGTGGGATTTGACAAGGGGCGTGGAGATGTTGTCCCCGATAAACGCTTGGAACTCAAGGTGGTCCTCCATGTTTTCACCTGGCATGCTGTTTTCGATGATGCAGACGGGGCGCTTTTCTTCCATGACCAGGTTAAGCGTCTTTTTCCCTTTCGTAAGGAAAGCGCTTTTCTCGTCCTCCGTGAGCCCTATCTGGGTGATTATCCTGAGACCTCGTGGGTCGTTGTTCACCGCCATGACCCCCTTCCTGAATCCGATGATATTCGAGATGCTGGACAGGTAAACTTTCAGGAGCCTGTCGAGTTCAAAGGGAGATTCAACGGCATGCGATATGTGGTTCAACAGGCTTTTGATCTGTGCTTTGGATTCTTTCAGTTCGTTTACGTTTTTCTGCAGGGTCTCCGTAATCTTGTTGACGTTTTCCGAGAACTCGGTCATTTCATCACGGGATTCCGTTTCCGCTCTCCGGTTCAGTTCTCCCGACGCTACCGCCTTCACATTTTCCAGGGTTTTTTCCCAGGATCGGTTGATTCCCCTGAGGATTGCGTATCCCGCTATCCCGAGGAATAGGAAAGAGATAATGATTATGGAAAATTGGGTGTTGTTCCCCTCCTGGCCGAGTTCGCTGTTCACATGGAGATACACGGTAACGAGCATGGGGATTACATACAGAATAGCGATGATGTTGGTAAACTTGCGCGCAATCGTGCTCTGCTTTTTCCCGCGAGTAAGATCCTGCATTTCACAACCCGTAGAAAACGGTAAAGTTAAGTACCAGGAGCATATGTTCCCAGCCGAATAAAGTAAAGATTTATCACTGTTCACTATATTTTCGGAAATTTCCGCACATTCTTTATTAGCAAACGGTGCTATTTTCCCCTGAATGCCTGAGGCGTCTTGTTTTTTCCGGGGGCTGCCAGGGGTAAAAGCGTCGGGAAGGTCAGTGATTTCGGCACATAGCAGGCATCTTAAGACGTGAATGGCCGCACAATTACCATCACAAATCCCCAAAAACATCCAAATCGCGGCAATTTCCCCCTTCAGAAGAGTGATTATCGGGAAGTCACCGGCTTTTGCGTCCCGGGCAAAGCTTTTTACGGGAAAGATGGTTAGCGACAGCCGGCCCTTTCGGGCCACGGCGATCCACGGGAGGAGTTAATCCTTTTCGGGACCCTACGTCTGCCTGCTGCAGTGAAAGCCCTCGCCCAGGTCGCAGCGGATGCAGTCTCCCACGCTGTACTGCGGCGTCAAGGTTATCGACTCGCACTTGCCGCAGAAGTACTCTTCTCCCGCGTCCATCGGACCGTCACAGGGCGTCACCGCCATGGGACAGAGGGTTACGCAGGCCCGGCACATCACGCATGATTCGGGCTTTTCCTCGAGGGGGTATTTCACGCGGCGGTTCTTCCCACGGCCGACGAAGCCGATGGCGTGGGCCTGGTAGAGCTCGTTGCAGACCCGGACGCACCGGCCGCAGAGAACGCAGTCGTCACGGCGGAGGGAGAAACGGGGTTTGGTGACGCCGCAGCGGACAGCGATGTCCTGGATGGCCCGTGAATTGGGGGCCTGGGTGACGAGCAGCTCGGCAATGTTGCGGCGAAGATTCCTGACTTGCTCCGAGTTGGCACGGATTACCATCCCCTCCTGGACGAGCAGGGTGCAGGAAGCGGTGATCTTCGACTTTCCGTTCTGGACATTTTCAACGATGCACAGCCGGCAGGCGCCGATGTCGGTCAGGGTGGGCATGTGGCAGAGGTGGGGGATACAGATGGCGTATTGCAGCGCTGCTTCGAGAACGCTCGTCCCTTTCGCTACGCTGATGCTCGCCCCGTCGATCGTAAGATTCACTTTATGATGCATGTTGCTCCCTCCTTTACTGGACGATGATGGCGTTACGGGTACAGACGGTCGGGCAGATGCCGCATTTGTTGCAGGCCCCCCGGTCTATGGTGTGAAGCTGGTCTTTTTCCCCCCGGATGGCCTCCTGAGGGCAGGAGACAAGGCATGCCCCGCAGCCGTCGCACATTGCAGCGTCGATGGAGTATTCGATGAGCGCCGTGCACACGCCGGCCGGGCAGCTTGCCTCGTTTATGTGCGCCTCGTATTCCTCGGGAAAATAGCGAAGGGTGGAGAGCGCCGGATTGGGGGCTGTTTTCCCCAGCCCGCACAGGGCCGTATGGGCCACCGTCTCCCCCAGTTCCTGAAGCAGGGGGATCTGGTCGGGCCGTCCCCTTCCCTCGGTAATGTCGGCAATGATCTCCAGCATCCGGTCCACCCCGATCCGGCAGGGGACGCACTTGCCGCAGGACTCGTCCTGGAGAAAATTCAAGAAGTACTTGGCCACGTCTACCATGCAGGTCTTCTCGTCCATGACCACCAGCCCTCCCGACCCGATCATGGACCCCTTCTCCCAGAGGATGTCGAAGTCCACGGGAAGGTCGAACATGGAAGCGGGCAGGCATCCGCCGGAGGGACCACCCGTCTGGACGGCCTTGATCTTTTTTCCGTCGCGGCTTCCTCCGCCGATCTCCTCAACGACGGTCCGGATGGTGGTGCCGAAAGCCACCTCGACGAGCCCTGTGTTCCTGACCCTGCCGGTGAGGGCGAGGATCTTGGTGCCCTTGCTGCTGTCCGTGCCCATGCCGGCGAACCAGGCCGCACCCTTCTTGATTATGGATGGTATGTTGGCCCACGTCTCGACGTTGTTCAGCGTGGTGGGCTTGTTCCAGAGGCCGTGCTCGACGGTGTGGACGTCCTTGGGCCGGGGCTCGCCGACCCTGCCCTCGATGGAAGCCATGAGGGCTGTCGATTCACCGCAGACGAAGGCCCCGCCGCCACGGGCTATCTCGATATCGAAGTCCATCCCCGAGCCGAGGATGTCAGTGCCGAGGAGACCGTGATCCCTCGCCTGCTGGATGGCCACCCGGGCGTGGTCGACGGCGATGGGGTACTCGTTGCGTACGTATATGTAGCCCTGCTCGGAGCCGATTGCATATGCCCCGATGAGCATTCCCTCGATCACCGAGTGGGGGTTGCCCTCGAGGACCCCCCTGTCCATGAAAGCGCCCGGATCACCCTCGTCGGCGTTGCAGATG includes the following:
- a CDS encoding diguanylate cyclase, which gives rise to MKRNVLSSLREYPERDERVLILYSVIAYLLILATNAAIDRLIFFQKSFWVSFLSQVSEFNNSYQLITLAFCLLYGVIASKIVARKRRWGEDLLKSKRKMKALLDAIPDTMFRLKKDGTLLESVKENQNDSLSKPFSEFLGKKIDAFLPPGVHAEVVEYVNLAITTGEMQIFEYQQVIGEDTYHHEARITSTGADEALVILRDITVRKNLEEELRALLITDDLTGLNNRRGFFLLANQQMKLADRTKSEMLLFYSDFDDLKWINDTFGHQEGDRAITEVSEILRKSFRKSDIISRLRGDEFAVLLINVTGSDVESIIERRFRAGIDELNGRPDRKYTVSLSIGTARYNPKTPCTIDDLLGRADELMYREKRSKKKRGIRTAPRNI
- a CDS encoding NADH-quinone oxidoreductase subunit F; translated protein: MSRIESISELNALRSSILSGRRDEDVLITLCGGPGCQATNCQEVVSEVKREMRNNGLGENVRLRVTGCHGFCEQGPIMVIDPANIFYGHVNPSDVGEILKRTVIRGELIDRLLYTDPTTNGKVATEAEIPFYRAQTPTLLSQNRQVDPLSIDDYLAIGGYAGFAKVLAEMDPEKVIKEIAASGLRGRGGGGFPTAKKWAACKAAHGEEKYVICNADEGDPGAFMDRGVLEGNPHSVIEGMLIGAYAIGSEQGYIYVRNEYPIAVDHARVAIQQARDHGLLGTDILGSGMDFDIEIARGGGAFVCGESTALMASIEGRVGEPRPKDVHTVEHGLWNKPTTLNNVETWANIPSIIKKGAAWFAGMGTDSSKGTKILALTGRVRNTGLVEVAFGTTIRTVVEEIGGGSRDGKKIKAVQTGGPSGGCLPASMFDLPVDFDILWEKGSMIGSGGLVVMDEKTCMVDVAKYFLNFLQDESCGKCVPCRIGVDRMLEIIADITEGRGRPDQIPLLQELGETVAHTALCGLGKTAPNPALSTLRYFPEEYEAHINEASCPAGVCTALIEYSIDAAMCDGCGACLVSCPQEAIRGEKDQLHTIDRGACNKCGICPTVCTRNAIIVQ
- a CDS encoding 4Fe-4S dicluster domain-containing protein, with translation MHHKVNLTIDGASISVAKGTSVLEAALQYAICIPHLCHMPTLTDIGACRLCIVENVQNGKSKITASCTLLVQEGMVIRANSEQVRNLRRNIAELLVTQAPNSRAIQDIAVRCGVTKPRFSLRRDDCVLCGRCVRVCNELYQAHAIGFVGRGKNRRVKYPLEEKPESCVMCRACVTLCPMAVTPCDGPMDAGEEYFCGKCESITLTPQYSVGDCIRCDLGEGFHCSRQT
- a CDS encoding HD domain-containing protein, producing the protein MQDLTRGKKQSTIARKFTNIIAILYVIPMLVTVYLHVNSELGQEGNNTQFSIIIISFLFLGIAGYAILRGINRSWEKTLENVKAVASGELNRRAETESRDEMTEFSENVNKITETLQKNVNELKESKAQIKSLLNHISHAVESPFELDRLLKVYLSSISNIIGFRKGVMAVNNDPRGLRIITQIGLTEDEKSAFLTKGKKTLNLVMEEKRPVCIIENSMPGENMEDHLEFQAFIGDNISTPLVKSHRVFGVLTMAAGAETCRDTGENPDGRQKNTITDDEMVMIKNLSAQISTAIENTELRKEMEKTYFDSITALAAAVEARDIYTNGHSKRVSALSGAIAREMNLPEQTVAYVQDASLLHDIGKIGIPDSILHEISHEMPESWFDVIKKHPVIGENIIKPLRSLTHLCPIVRHHHERFDGTGYPDGLSGENIPVESRVIAVADAFDAMTSDRPYRDRLTTEDAVSELKKNAGTQFDAEPVRALLRHMSSDSSKERTEIVP
- a CDS encoding PAS domain S-box protein, whose product is MSIRLKLVILLFLIGLILGAHAVFFMQGYLKNERQIRIVGASLNDLYGVTRTRSAIITQIMRSMDYRFTGKEEDKKRFEEFEATVWRAQAEWRDAIRKSRELGQNKDEESDRAAHVQRIYKQVKKSIAKAFALANSGKAWEAYNLLETEVEPLTDHVLNDDLDEAVTREIREVDEAYEKALLQLGTMPWVGEKGIEQVRLARVFLSYFLIADQLLLNTRKQYGEILAHLVSGKGETKREFDALGVDVKNSFKEWFEAAQSHAKLGGKEKREVLRALEVEKHVNEFQEMAGRAFELKDGGKTKEVLQFFEKTLRPFTENILIKEISEELNRAKREIENAHRTLLSATLAAGAKAILLLAVASLLVVLFFIGMIRNIIVSLGKLRRGTEIVGSGELGHRIGLKSRDELGQLASSFDRMSQALQHSRDEMVMAKEYTQNILRSMNDMLVVISPKGIIKTVNDALCTLLGYTEDELVGQPVDTILPEGLPRRYSGTGERGGKMDTGSVERAYLTKTGSRIPVSLAGSVMRNDSGETEGIVWVAQDITQRKQWEESLLLSERKFRKLSQEFHTLLDAIPDALLLINPDLEVQWANKAATAVFSMEAAELIGRHCHALWYGNPAPCEDCHVQRSFRSRKEESAHRSTPDGKFWDVRAIPIKDEMGRVTYVINIAVDVTEKITLQAEAMQAAHLASLGELAAGVAHEINNPINSIINYAQILIDELSGATPCGEYAERILKEGDRISSIVRSLLSFARVFEEEKSDIHVDELLANSLSLSATQMKKEGIKLSVICPADLPEIEAHSQQIEQVFLNVISNARYALAMKYPQAHEDKALEISSERVLIDSCPFVRVTFFDRGTGIPPQILDKVVEPFFSTKPKGAGTGLGLSISHGIITDHGGRLKIDSIEGVCTRVTIDLPARRDC